Proteins encoded within one genomic window of Brenneria nigrifluens DSM 30175 = ATCC 13028:
- a CDS encoding D-amino acid dehydrogenase: MRVVILGSGVIGVSTAWYLAQAGHEVTVVDRQAEPALETSAGNAGQISPGYSAPWAAPGIPLKAVKWLFQRHAPLAIRPDFSAEQLRWMWQMLLNCDSRHYQVNKARMVRLAEYSRDCLRALRQKTNIQYEGRQGGTLQLFRTAQQYENAMRDIAVLKEAGVPYQLLNNLQLSSIEPALANVTDKLTGGLRLPHDETGDCQLFTRRLARMAADAGVVFRFGLAVRDLQVAGTQVAGVQCDGEALIADAYVMACGSYSTGLLREWFSIPVYPLKGYSLTIPLLDEAAAPVSTVLDETYKVAITRFDRRIRVGGMAEIVCFDTGLNAKRRKTLEMVVRDLYPHVGPVEQATFWSGLRPMTPDGTPLVGRSPLKNLFLNTGHGTLGWTMACGSGQLLADIIAGKTPDIQSDDLSVFRYARV; the protein is encoded by the coding sequence ATGCGGGTTGTCATTCTAGGGAGTGGTGTTATTGGCGTGAGTACCGCCTGGTATCTGGCGCAGGCCGGACATGAAGTGACCGTCGTCGATAGGCAGGCGGAGCCGGCGCTTGAAACCAGCGCCGGAAACGCCGGACAGATCTCGCCGGGCTATTCCGCTCCCTGGGCGGCGCCCGGCATACCGCTGAAGGCCGTTAAATGGCTGTTTCAGCGCCATGCGCCGCTGGCTATCCGGCCCGACTTTTCGGCTGAACAACTGCGCTGGATGTGGCAGATGCTGCTGAATTGCGACAGCCGTCATTACCAGGTCAATAAGGCCCGCATGGTACGGCTGGCCGAATACAGCCGGGATTGCCTGCGGGCGCTGCGCCAGAAAACCAATATCCAATATGAGGGCCGGCAGGGCGGTACGCTGCAACTGTTCCGCACTGCGCAGCAGTATGAAAATGCGATGCGCGATATCGCGGTGTTAAAAGAGGCGGGCGTGCCGTACCAACTGCTGAATAACCTGCAGCTGTCCTCCATTGAACCGGCGCTGGCGAACGTCACTGATAAGCTTACCGGCGGTTTACGTTTGCCCCATGACGAAACCGGGGATTGTCAGTTATTCACCCGCCGTCTGGCCAGAATGGCGGCGGATGCCGGCGTGGTATTCAGGTTCGGTCTGGCCGTCCGTGATTTGCAGGTGGCGGGGACGCAGGTCGCCGGCGTGCAATGTGACGGCGAGGCGTTGATCGCGGACGCTTACGTCATGGCCTGCGGCTCGTATTCGACTGGGCTGTTGCGCGAATGGTTCTCTATTCCGGTCTATCCGCTGAAAGGCTATTCCCTGACCATACCGCTGCTCGATGAGGCCGCCGCGCCGGTTTCCACCGTGCTGGACGAGACCTATAAGGTCGCCATCACGCGTTTCGATCGACGAATCCGCGTGGGCGGCATGGCGGAAATCGTCTGTTTTGATACCGGGTTGAATGCCAAACGGCGTAAAACGCTGGAGATGGTGGTGCGCGATCTTTACCCGCACGTCGGGCCGGTCGAGCAGGCGACCTTCTGGAGCGGGTTACGTCCGATGACGCCGGACGGTACGCCGCTGGTCGGACGCTCACCGCTGAAAAACCTGTTCCTGAATACCGGGCACGGCACCTTGGGATGGACGATGGCCTGCGGTTCGGGACAACTGCTGGCCGATATCATCGCCGGTAAAACGCCGGATATTCAATCCGACGATTTATCCGTATTCCGTTACGCCAGGGTTTAA